A genomic segment from Halorubrum depositum encodes:
- a CDS encoding VOC family protein, translating into MTDAPPTTGLHHVTNICTDMDETVAFYEDALGWYTVKRTQNYDDPGTPHYYFSSTPEGEPGTNVTYFEYPNSQGAPGPGASHHFAFGVEDEETLREWQAHLREQGVRVSEVKDRTYFKSIYFSDPDGLVFELATEGPGFTRDEDEPGSEEIDPFAEGYEN; encoded by the coding sequence ATGACCGACGCCCCACCCACCACCGGACTGCACCACGTGACGAACATCTGCACCGACATGGACGAGACGGTCGCGTTCTACGAGGACGCGCTCGGCTGGTACACGGTCAAGCGGACCCAGAACTACGACGACCCGGGGACGCCGCACTACTACTTCTCGTCCACGCCGGAGGGGGAGCCGGGGACTAACGTCACCTACTTCGAGTACCCGAACTCGCAGGGCGCGCCCGGGCCGGGCGCGAGCCACCACTTCGCGTTCGGCGTCGAAGACGAGGAGACGCTCCGCGAGTGGCAGGCGCACCTCCGCGAGCAGGGGGTCCGGGTCTCTGAGGTGAAGGACCGCACCTACTTCAAGAGCATCTACTTCAGCGACCCCGACGGGCTCGTCTTCGAGCTGGCAACGGAGGGGCCGGGGTTCACCCGCGACGAGGACGAGCCCGGCAGCGAGGAGATCGACCCGTTCGCGGAGGGGTACGAGAACTGA
- a CDS encoding ABC transporter permease family protein, which produces MIDRLRRVLRVARWEVARAGGGVDRRTLAVALALLLVAGAVLGGGLAVGAVGLDVDRDVYRVAVDGDSPYADAVEGAPALTPVPVEGAELGDTADLVVFDVKSESGAVETVAVRASDTRKGEAAAAEFREAVEAHNERLMAAEENATAAFPVTVTLRYVGRTSALDDGSTLGEEGSDGGGDSDGEDGSSDGSGGAGGGDGDGDRADVGGGTGDGGTGDAAPDGGTAGDGFAVPSVGGGTFGADTVGSPGSISPPFPFVSLLLAFAFLVPMNFLIQAYGSSVLDERTNRRGEPLLVTPLSPADIVAGKTLPYVAAALLVTTLIAVAVGGGALSVVAVLPVALTFLAATFVGAMFARSFKELTFVTVGVSVLLTTYAFVPAVFTNVTPVALVSPLTLVVFDLQGEAVSAGEALFSTAPMALGAALLFGLGLGVYREEDMFTQKPVTRKLLDALAVRLSAVDDVGFGDLVDRRRLRALGSVAFLTACAIPFVFVAELLAVATLFALPVTVSIPVLLVTIAFIEEVAKSVHLYAGFERGVFARTDRVAVAVGLASAVGFFLAEKATAVVQAVGLTELYVGRAAFGSVAGVEGLSPLALAALLFAPLLLHGFATTVAAVGASRDRTYYALTLALATLLHAAYNFGVVSVHG; this is translated from the coding sequence GTGATCGACCGGCTCCGGAGGGTCCTCCGGGTCGCGCGCTGGGAGGTCGCCCGCGCCGGCGGCGGCGTCGACCGCCGCACCCTCGCCGTGGCGCTCGCGCTCCTGCTCGTCGCCGGCGCCGTCCTCGGCGGGGGGCTCGCGGTCGGCGCGGTCGGGCTCGACGTCGACCGCGACGTCTACCGCGTCGCCGTCGACGGCGACTCCCCGTACGCGGACGCGGTCGAGGGGGCGCCGGCGCTGACGCCCGTGCCCGTCGAGGGGGCCGAACTCGGCGACACGGCCGACCTCGTCGTGTTCGACGTGAAGAGCGAGTCCGGCGCGGTCGAGACCGTCGCCGTCCGCGCCAGCGACACGCGGAAGGGCGAGGCCGCGGCCGCCGAGTTCCGCGAGGCCGTCGAGGCGCACAACGAGCGGCTGATGGCCGCCGAGGAGAACGCGACCGCCGCCTTCCCGGTCACCGTCACCCTCCGGTACGTCGGGCGGACGAGCGCGCTCGACGACGGCTCTACGCTCGGGGAGGAGGGGTCCGACGGCGGGGGCGACTCGGACGGCGAAGACGGGTCGAGCGACGGGAGCGGCGGTGCGGGCGGGGGCGACGGTGACGGCGACCGCGCCGACGTGGGCGGGGGGACCGGCGACGGTGGTACCGGTGACGCCGCTCCCGACGGCGGAACCGCGGGCGACGGCTTCGCGGTCCCCTCGGTCGGCGGCGGGACGTTCGGCGCCGACACCGTCGGCTCGCCGGGGTCGATCTCGCCGCCGTTCCCCTTCGTCTCCCTGCTCTTGGCCTTCGCCTTCCTCGTCCCGATGAACTTCCTCATCCAGGCGTACGGCTCGTCGGTCCTCGACGAGCGCACGAACCGACGGGGGGAGCCGCTGCTCGTCACGCCGCTCTCGCCGGCCGACATCGTCGCCGGGAAGACGCTCCCGTACGTCGCGGCCGCGCTCCTCGTCACGACGCTCATCGCGGTCGCCGTGGGCGGCGGCGCCCTCTCGGTGGTCGCCGTGCTCCCCGTCGCCCTGACGTTCCTCGCGGCCACGTTCGTCGGCGCGATGTTCGCGCGGTCGTTCAAGGAGCTCACCTTCGTCACGGTCGGCGTCAGCGTGCTCCTCACGACGTACGCGTTCGTCCCCGCCGTCTTCACCAACGTGACGCCGGTCGCGCTGGTGTCGCCGCTGACGCTCGTCGTCTTCGACCTGCAGGGCGAGGCCGTCTCGGCCGGCGAGGCGCTGTTCTCGACCGCGCCGATGGCGCTCGGCGCCGCGCTCCTGTTCGGGCTCGGGCTCGGGGTGTACCGCGAGGAGGACATGTTCACCCAGAAGCCGGTGACGCGGAAGCTCCTCGACGCGCTCGCGGTCCGGCTCTCGGCGGTCGATGACGTCGGGTTCGGGGACCTCGTCGACCGCCGGCGGCTCCGCGCGCTCGGCTCGGTCGCGTTCCTCACCGCCTGCGCGATCCCGTTCGTCTTCGTCGCGGAGCTTTTAGCGGTCGCGACGCTGTTCGCGCTCCCGGTGACGGTGTCGATCCCCGTCCTCCTCGTGACGATCGCGTTCATCGAGGAGGTCGCCAAGAGCGTCCATCTCTACGCCGGCTTCGAGCGCGGCGTCTTCGCCCGGACCGACCGGGTCGCCGTCGCGGTCGGTCTCGCCTCCGCGGTCGGCTTCTTCCTCGCTGAGAAGGCCACGGCGGTCGTGCAGGCGGTCGGGCTCACCGAGCTGTACGTCGGCCGGGCCGCGTTCGGGAGCGTCGCCGGGGTCGAGGGGCTCTCCCCACTCGCCCTCGCGGCGCTGCTGTTCGCCCCGCTCCTGCTCCACGGCTTCGCCACGACCGTCGCCGCGGTCGGCGCGAGCCGGGACCGGACGTACTACGCGCTCACGCTGGCGCTGGCGACGCTGCTCCACGCCGCGTACAACTTCGGGGTGGTGAGCGTCCATGGGTGA
- a CDS encoding winged helix-turn-helix transcriptional regulator — MSSQELAGSDPAETTDAEPETDTSSNPASACPVVDSLEQIGSRWRLVVLHELLNGESRFNELKRETDANARTLSRVLDDLQETGFVDRRLEEESPVATYYSLTDKGESLAPVFEEIDEWAHEWLAECSG; from the coding sequence ATGTCATCGCAGGAACTCGCCGGCTCCGACCCGGCGGAAACGACCGATGCGGAGCCCGAAACGGATACGTCCTCGAACCCGGCCTCCGCGTGCCCCGTCGTCGACTCGCTGGAACAGATCGGCTCGCGCTGGCGGCTCGTCGTCCTCCACGAGCTGTTGAACGGCGAGTCGCGGTTTAACGAGCTTAAGCGCGAGACGGACGCGAACGCCCGCACCCTCTCGCGCGTGCTCGACGACCTGCAGGAGACGGGCTTCGTCGACCGGCGGTTAGAGGAGGAGTCGCCGGTGGCGACGTACTACAGCCTCACTGATAAGGGCGAGTCGCTCGCGCCCGTCTTCGAGGAGATCGACGAGTGGGCCCACGAGTGGCTCGCCGAGTGCAGCGGGTAG
- a CDS encoding phosphohexomutase domain-containing protein, giving the protein MDLFGTAGIRGSATERVTPELALAVGRAVAAEIREDAEGDGDGSSAGDERPAEIVLARDGRVTGPALASAMESGLASGGVRVLRAGRLPTPALAHASRGRYGVMLTASHNPPTDNGIKLFRDGSEFDRDAERAVEERVAGEEPPAAWDAWTETERVDPLAGYLADVRAYAERFGAPLDGLRVAVDCGNGMAGPATPTVLRELGAAVVTLNGNVDGHFPGRGSKPTPETLRDLRAFVADANEGVAEPGRPSANGEGDGTDGDAEGFAFGIGHDGDADRIVIVDADGEVVHEDTVLAMLAERYTRESDAADPVVVTTPNASGRIDERVREAGGRVERVRLGALHEGIAAVREDATEAGALGEAGAVGEAGTAGEVGTDTRVVFAAEPWKHIHVAHGEWIDGVASAAVIARLVADEGLDGLREPITERPYRKVSVGCPDDVKADAMERLETALPAAFPDATVNTDHGVRLEFPDASWTLVRPSGTEPYVRVYAESDGVDDLIADVEDVVAEAVSAADDA; this is encoded by the coding sequence ATGGACTTGTTCGGAACCGCGGGGATCCGCGGGAGCGCGACGGAGCGGGTCACCCCCGAGCTCGCGCTCGCGGTGGGACGCGCCGTCGCGGCGGAGATACGGGAGGACGCCGAGGGCGACGGAGACGGGTCGAGCGCGGGCGACGAGCGCCCCGCCGAGATCGTGCTCGCCCGCGACGGGCGCGTCACCGGGCCCGCGCTCGCGTCGGCGATGGAGTCCGGGCTCGCGTCGGGCGGCGTCCGGGTGCTGCGCGCGGGTCGGCTCCCGACGCCGGCGCTCGCGCACGCCTCTCGGGGTCGGTACGGTGTCATGCTCACGGCCTCGCACAACCCCCCGACCGACAACGGGATCAAGCTGTTCCGCGACGGCAGCGAGTTCGACCGCGACGCCGAGCGCGCCGTCGAGGAGCGCGTGGCGGGCGAGGAGCCGCCGGCGGCGTGGGACGCGTGGACCGAGACGGAACGCGTCGACCCGCTCGCCGGCTACCTCGCCGACGTCCGCGCGTACGCGGAGCGGTTCGGTGCGCCGCTCGACGGGCTTCGGGTCGCGGTCGACTGCGGGAACGGGATGGCCGGCCCCGCGACGCCGACCGTGCTCCGCGAGCTCGGCGCCGCCGTCGTCACGCTCAACGGGAACGTCGACGGCCACTTCCCGGGCCGCGGGAGCAAGCCGACCCCGGAGACGCTCCGCGACCTCCGGGCGTTCGTGGCCGACGCGAACGAGGGCGTCGCGGAGCCGGGCCGACCGAGCGCAAACGGCGAGGGCGACGGGACCGACGGCGACGCCGAGGGGTTCGCCTTCGGGATCGGACACGACGGCGACGCCGACCGGATCGTGATCGTCGACGCCGACGGCGAGGTGGTCCACGAGGACACCGTCCTCGCGATGCTCGCGGAGCGGTACACGCGCGAGAGCGACGCCGCCGACCCCGTGGTCGTCACGACCCCGAACGCCTCCGGACGGATCGACGAGCGCGTCCGCGAGGCGGGCGGGCGCGTCGAGCGCGTGCGGCTCGGCGCGCTCCACGAGGGCATCGCCGCGGTCCGGGAGGACGCCACCGAGGCCGGCGCCCTCGGCGAGGCGGGCGCGGTCGGGGAGGCGGGCACCGCCGGAGAGGTGGGTACCGACACCCGCGTCGTCTTCGCCGCGGAGCCGTGGAAGCACATCCACGTCGCCCACGGCGAGTGGATCGACGGCGTCGCCTCGGCGGCCGTGATCGCCCGGCTCGTCGCCGACGAGGGGCTCGACGGCCTCCGCGAGCCGATCACGGAGCGCCCGTACCGCAAGGTAAGCGTCGGCTGCCCGGACGACGTCAAGGCCGACGCGATGGAGCGGCTGGAGACCGCGCTGCCGGCGGCGTTCCCCGACGCGACGGTGAACACCGACCACGGCGTGCGCCTGGAGTTCCCGGACGCGTCGTGGACCCTCGTCCGCCCCTCCGGCACGGAGCCGTACGTCAGGGTGTACGCCGAGAGCGACGGCGTCGACGACCTGATCGCCGACGTCGAGGACGTCGTCGCCGAGGCGGTGAGCGCGGCCGACGACGCGTAA
- a CDS encoding succinylglutamate desuccinylase/aspartoacylase family protein, producing the protein MTEPQSEPSPEPEPFRYDAVVDPGEKRRVRYEVGETYLGDPIEMPVTIINGEGGGPALFLSAGIHGDELNGVKVVQEVADRYEPADLHGTLVCLHVCNVPAYEAQRRDTPIYDQDMNRSFPGNERSNTTERMANRIYRRFVSQCDLGLDFHTSTRNRTTIYHARADLENPDVRRLARAFATNVVLYGSGDQGSLRSTATADGIPTVTVEMGRAHRFQPVLVEKALEGVESVMAEYELLPNEPVHWPGWFQSTSVDSTKRWLRADTGGLVEMEWGPYPLVYEGETICTITNHFKTEEHAVEAPFDGLILGSLENPVAAPGHPLCHVVRLDGETRAEIEREIRAGDFDGYRAHGDAWADD; encoded by the coding sequence ATGACCGAGCCGCAATCCGAACCGAGTCCGGAGCCGGAGCCGTTCCGGTACGACGCCGTCGTCGATCCGGGCGAGAAGCGCCGCGTCCGGTACGAGGTGGGCGAGACGTACCTCGGCGACCCGATCGAGATGCCGGTGACGATAATCAACGGCGAGGGCGGCGGGCCGGCCCTCTTCCTGAGCGCGGGGATCCACGGCGACGAGCTCAACGGCGTCAAGGTGGTCCAGGAGGTCGCCGACCGCTACGAGCCCGCCGACCTCCACGGCACGCTCGTCTGCCTCCACGTGTGCAACGTCCCCGCCTACGAGGCGCAGCGGCGCGACACCCCGATCTACGACCAGGACATGAATCGCTCGTTCCCGGGGAACGAGCGCTCGAACACCACCGAGCGCATGGCGAACCGGATCTACCGGCGGTTCGTCTCCCAGTGCGACCTCGGGCTCGACTTCCACACCTCCACCCGCAACCGCACGACCATCTACCACGCCCGGGCCGACCTCGAAAATCCCGACGTCAGGCGTCTCGCGCGGGCGTTCGCGACGAACGTGGTGCTGTACGGCAGCGGCGATCAGGGGTCGCTGCGCTCGACGGCGACCGCCGACGGGATCCCGACGGTGACCGTCGAGATGGGGCGCGCCCACCGCTTCCAGCCCGTGCTCGTCGAGAAGGCGCTGGAGGGCGTCGAGAGCGTCATGGCCGAGTACGAGCTCCTCCCGAACGAGCCGGTCCACTGGCCGGGCTGGTTCCAGTCCACCTCGGTCGACAGCACGAAACGCTGGCTGCGCGCCGACACCGGCGGCCTCGTGGAGATGGAGTGGGGGCCGTACCCGCTCGTCTACGAGGGCGAGACGATCTGCACGATCACGAACCACTTCAAGACGGAGGAGCACGCGGTCGAGGCCCCCTTCGACGGGCTGATCCTCGGCTCGCTGGAGAACCCGGTCGCCGCGCCGGGGCACCCGCTCTGTCACGTCGTCCGGCTCGACGGCGAGACGCGCGCGGAGATCGAACGCGAGATCCGGGCCGGCGACTTCGACGGCTACCGGGCCCACGGCGACGCGTGGGCCGACGACTGA
- a CDS encoding flavin reductase family protein — protein sequence MADERAAGDDLPEAETAHRHGEPDAFGSPYRLLSTAVTPRPIAWVSSRGSAGENLAPYSFFNTVAIDPPVVAFSPVATAADPKDTLANALETEAFVVNVVTEDVVEAMNASSATLDAGESEFDHVGIDRAPSARVDAPRVAAAAVSLECELYDAVEIGTSTLVLGEVVYAHVAEDALLDGEIDMDRLDTVGRLAGGWYASTDDRFELERPP from the coding sequence ATGGCGGACGAGCGCGCCGCCGGCGACGACCTACCCGAAGCCGAGACGGCTCACCGACACGGCGAACCGGACGCCTTCGGGTCGCCGTACCGCCTGCTCTCGACCGCGGTGACACCGCGCCCCATCGCGTGGGTCTCTTCGCGGGGCTCGGCCGGCGAGAACCTCGCGCCGTACAGCTTCTTCAACACCGTCGCGATCGACCCGCCGGTCGTCGCCTTCTCGCCGGTGGCGACCGCGGCGGACCCGAAGGACACGCTCGCGAACGCTCTCGAGACGGAGGCGTTCGTCGTCAACGTCGTCACCGAGGACGTCGTCGAGGCGATGAACGCGTCGAGCGCGACGCTCGACGCGGGCGAGAGCGAGTTCGACCACGTCGGGATCGACCGCGCGCCGTCGGCGCGGGTCGACGCGCCGCGGGTGGCCGCGGCGGCCGTGAGCCTCGAGTGCGAGCTGTACGACGCGGTCGAGATCGGCACCTCGACGCTGGTGCTCGGCGAGGTCGTGTACGCCCACGTCGCCGAAGACGCGCTGCTGGACGGGGAGATAGACATGGACCGACTCGACACGGTCGGCCGGCTCGCCGGCGGCTGGTACGCGAGCACCGACGACCGGTTCGAGCTGGAGCGCCCGCCGTAG
- a CDS encoding ABC transporter ATP-binding protein has product MIEVAGLRKTYGDFAAVVDSDFSVEEGEVFGIVGPNGAGKTTTLKVLAGLVDPTEGDVEVAGFPSDDPEMRRRLGFLPEESPLYEEMTPLSYLRFFADLYDVPRDVADERIAAALDRLELDHRERRLGDMSKGMKRKVAIARSLVNDPDVLVYDEPASGLDPVTTNSVLEFTRELRAAGKTVVFSAHNLYHVESVCDRVVVMNEGRIVARGSVDGIRERHGETTYHVFTDVAPAPERLSPALDGADPDAATEEVGDRFRTAVPDMDAVEAVRAAAADAGGEVVDIRTREPSLEDVFLDIVGRPMPGRYGGGSRGVEDVEEGAE; this is encoded by the coding sequence ATGATCGAGGTGGCGGGGTTGCGGAAGACGTACGGCGACTTCGCGGCCGTCGTCGACAGCGACTTCTCCGTCGAGGAGGGGGAGGTGTTCGGGATCGTCGGCCCGAACGGCGCCGGCAAGACGACGACGCTGAAGGTGCTCGCCGGGCTCGTCGACCCCACGGAGGGCGACGTCGAGGTCGCCGGCTTCCCCTCGGACGACCCCGAGATGCGGCGGCGGCTCGGCTTCCTCCCCGAGGAGTCGCCCTTATACGAGGAGATGACGCCGCTGTCGTACCTCCGCTTCTTCGCCGACCTGTACGACGTGCCGCGCGACGTCGCCGACGAGCGCATCGCGGCCGCGCTCGACCGGCTCGAACTCGACCACCGCGAGCGCCGGCTCGGCGACATGTCGAAGGGGATGAAACGCAAGGTCGCCATCGCGCGGTCGCTCGTCAACGACCCGGACGTGCTCGTGTACGACGAGCCGGCGTCCGGGCTCGACCCGGTGACGACGAACTCCGTGCTGGAGTTCACTCGGGAACTGCGCGCGGCCGGGAAGACCGTCGTCTTCTCGGCGCACAACCTCTACCACGTCGAGTCCGTCTGCGACCGCGTCGTGGTGATGAACGAGGGCCGCATCGTCGCCCGCGGGAGCGTCGACGGGATCCGCGAGCGACACGGCGAGACGACGTACCACGTGTTCACCGACGTCGCGCCCGCGCCGGAGCGCCTGTCGCCGGCCCTCGACGGTGCCGACCCCGACGCGGCGACCGAGGAGGTCGGCGACCGGTTCCGCACCGCGGTGCCGGACATGGACGCGGTCGAGGCGGTCCGGGCGGCCGCCGCCGACGCCGGCGGCGAGGTCGTCGACATCCGCACCCGCGAGCCGAGCCTGGAGGACGTGTTCCTCGACATCGTCGGGCGGCCGATGCCCGGTCGATACGGCGGCGGGAGCAGAGGGGTCGAAGACGTCGAGGAGGGGGCCGAGTGA
- a CDS encoding BMP family lipoprotein, with amino-acid sequence MVSDLDRRRFVKAASAAGLIGLAGCSGGPSGDGSDGSDDGSDGSDGDDGMDGSDDGSDGSDGDDGGNGPAANVGMVYATGGLGDGSFNDQAQEGAIQAEEELNISFQEAQPDEVSQFSTFQQQFAESTDPNYDLVCCIGFLQADSLAETSESYPDQDFMIVDSLVEGDNVASYTFREHEGSYLAGLMSSLLTTRDFSAGAGSTAGDSTNVGFVGGVESDLIQKFQAGFEAGVAAGSDDVDVSVNYTGSFNDPAAGREAATAMYNSGADIVYHAAGNTGTGVFQAAQEQEKFAIGVDRDQSITRPDYADVILGSMVKRVDTAVYNAIEATVDEEFPGGSNVALGLDNEGVALVYGDQLGSEIPSDVQDEVATAREDIIAGDIDVPSEV; translated from the coding sequence ATGGTATCCGACCTCGATCGGCGGCGGTTCGTCAAGGCGGCAAGCGCAGCGGGCCTCATCGGCCTCGCGGGCTGTAGCGGCGGCCCGAGCGGCGACGGTTCGGACGGGTCCGACGACGGCTCGGACGGCTCCGACGGCGACGACGGGATGGACGGATCCGACGACGGCTCGGACGGCTCCGACGGCGACGACGGCGGAAACGGTCCGGCGGCGAACGTCGGGATGGTGTACGCGACCGGCGGCCTCGGCGACGGGTCGTTCAACGACCAGGCGCAGGAGGGGGCGATACAGGCGGAAGAGGAACTGAACATCTCCTTCCAGGAGGCCCAGCCCGACGAGGTGTCGCAGTTCAGCACGTTCCAGCAGCAGTTCGCGGAGTCGACCGACCCGAACTACGACCTAGTGTGCTGTATCGGCTTCCTCCAGGCCGACTCCCTCGCGGAGACGTCCGAGTCGTACCCCGACCAGGACTTCATGATCGTCGACTCGCTCGTCGAGGGAGACAACGTCGCGAGCTACACGTTCCGGGAGCACGAGGGGTCGTACCTCGCGGGCCTGATGTCGAGCCTGCTCACCACCCGCGACTTCTCGGCGGGCGCGGGCTCGACCGCGGGCGACTCCACGAACGTCGGGTTCGTCGGCGGCGTCGAGTCCGACCTGATCCAGAAGTTCCAGGCCGGCTTCGAGGCGGGCGTCGCCGCCGGCAGCGACGACGTCGACGTCAGCGTCAACTACACCGGGAGCTTCAATGACCCCGCGGCGGGTCGCGAGGCGGCGACCGCGATGTACAACAGCGGCGCCGACATCGTCTACCACGCGGCTGGCAACACCGGCACCGGCGTCTTCCAGGCCGCGCAGGAGCAGGAGAAGTTCGCGATCGGCGTCGACCGCGACCAGTCGATCACGCGCCCCGACTACGCCGACGTCATCCTCGGGAGCATGGTCAAGCGGGTCGACACCGCGGTCTACAACGCGATCGAGGCGACCGTCGACGAGGAGTTCCCCGGCGGCTCGAACGTCGCGCTCGGCCTCGACAACGAGGGCGTCGCGCTCGTCTACGGCGACCAGCTCGGCTCGGAGATCCCCAGCGACGTCCAAGACGAGGTTGCCACCGCGCGCGAGGACATCATCGCCGGCGACATCGACGTCCCGTCGGAAGTCTGA
- a CDS encoding acylphosphatase has product MTDRTRAHVYVSGRVQGVYYRASTRDAAREKGVDGWVRNLDDGRVEAVFEGPEEALREMVAWCETGSRAADVDDVDATYEEAKGIDGFEVRW; this is encoded by the coding sequence ATGACCGACCGCACGCGAGCGCACGTGTACGTCTCGGGGCGAGTGCAGGGCGTCTACTACCGGGCGTCGACCCGCGACGCCGCCCGCGAGAAGGGGGTCGACGGCTGGGTCCGCAACCTCGACGACGGGCGCGTCGAGGCCGTCTTCGAGGGGCCGGAGGAGGCGCTCCGCGAGATGGTCGCGTGGTGCGAGACGGGGAGCCGCGCCGCCGACGTCGACGACGTCGACGCGACGTACGAGGAGGCGAAGGGGATAGACGGGTTCGAGGTCAGGTGGTGA
- a CDS encoding ABC transporter permease subunit — protein sequence MGDAESGGATAGKSGRLTIAGRELAGLRAEKTILLAVAIQLFIAAFSSFLVVGLVSMYDPGALGGAEVEVAGAGDAVSDLERAASEVDGAAVTRYEDAGAARLAFERNAADAVVIADRNDDGRIVARVTAPDATVETTVIVVQLRELLRTYELNERADRAAYLSEPPLPLPERTGSSPYFTFTYTVLIPVLVFLPVFISGSLAVDSITEEIDEGTLELLRVAPVTLGEIVDGKALAAVAIAPGQALLWLLLLRANGTPVANVPSILALMTALTTLVVALAVGISALAPDRRAAQFLYSVGVLVLFGGATAMAGGPANAVARLAIDSADAATTALVVAYAGIAAVAYVGVRRIVAESGFEG from the coding sequence ATGGGTGACGCGGAGAGCGGGGGAGCGACCGCCGGAAAGAGCGGGCGGCTGACGATCGCGGGCCGGGAGCTGGCGGGCCTGCGCGCCGAGAAGACGATCCTGCTGGCGGTCGCGATCCAGCTGTTCATCGCCGCGTTCTCGTCGTTCCTCGTGGTCGGGCTCGTCTCGATGTACGACCCCGGCGCGCTCGGCGGCGCGGAGGTCGAGGTGGCCGGCGCGGGCGACGCCGTGAGCGACCTCGAGCGCGCCGCGAGCGAGGTCGACGGGGCCGCCGTCACGCGCTACGAGGACGCGGGCGCCGCGCGGCTCGCCTTCGAGCGCAACGCCGCAGACGCGGTGGTGATCGCGGACCGGAACGACGACGGGCGGATCGTCGCGCGCGTCACGGCGCCGGACGCGACCGTTGAGACGACCGTGATCGTCGTCCAGCTCCGGGAGCTGCTCCGGACGTACGAGCTGAACGAGCGCGCGGACCGGGCGGCGTACCTGAGCGAGCCGCCCCTCCCCCTGCCCGAGCGGACCGGCTCCAGCCCGTACTTCACGTTCACGTACACGGTGTTGATCCCGGTGCTCGTCTTCCTCCCCGTCTTCATCTCCGGGTCGCTCGCCGTCGACTCGATCACCGAGGAGATCGACGAGGGAACGCTGGAACTGCTCCGGGTCGCCCCGGTCACGTTGGGGGAGATCGTCGACGGCAAGGCGCTGGCGGCGGTCGCGATCGCCCCCGGGCAGGCGCTGTTATGGCTGCTCCTGCTCCGCGCGAACGGGACGCCCGTCGCCAACGTCCCGTCGATCCTCGCGCTGATGACCGCGCTGACGACGCTCGTCGTCGCGCTCGCCGTCGGGATCTCGGCGCTCGCGCCTGACCGCCGGGCCGCCCAATTCCTCTACTCGGTCGGCGTCCTCGTCCTGTTCGGCGGCGCCACGGCGATGGCCGGCGGCCCGGCGAACGCGGTCGCGCGGCTCGCGATCGACAGCGCGGACGCGGCGACGACCGCCCTCGTCGTCGCCTACGCCGGCATCGCGGCGGTCGCGTACGTCGGCGTGCGGCGGATCGTCGCCGAGAGCGGGTTCGAAGGCTGA
- a CDS encoding DoxX family protein: MLAEFTTLPLQLDSPFAGELFLLGRILFGATLAFMGLNHFMDVDTMAGYAEFKGLPAPRFSVVASGLLLVLGGLGVVVGAFPVIAAGGLAVFLLVSAVTMHDFWSVDDPEEQQSEMTSFLKNVYGAGAAVALLAVGGTAWPYALGLGLF; this comes from the coding sequence ATGTTAGCTGAATTCACGACGCTACCGCTGCAGCTCGACTCCCCCTTCGCGGGCGAACTGTTCCTGCTCGGCCGGATCCTGTTCGGCGCCACGCTCGCGTTCATGGGCCTGAACCACTTCATGGACGTCGACACCATGGCCGGCTACGCCGAGTTCAAGGGGCTCCCGGCGCCGCGCTTCTCCGTGGTCGCCTCCGGCCTCCTGCTCGTGCTGGGCGGGCTCGGCGTCGTCGTCGGCGCGTTCCCCGTGATAGCGGCCGGCGGCCTCGCCGTCTTCCTGCTCGTCTCCGCCGTGACGATGCACGACTTCTGGTCGGTCGACGATCCCGAGGAGCAGCAGAGCGAGATGACGAGCTTCCTCAAGAACGTCTACGGCGCCGGTGCCGCGGTCGCGCTGCTCGCCGTCGGCGGCACCGCGTGGCCCTACGCGCTGGGCCTCGGCCTGTTCTGA